The following coding sequences lie in one Sphingopyxis macrogoltabida genomic window:
- a CDS encoding MerR family transcriptional regulator — MRDLEKRTGVHRETIRVYFRHGLLPEPERPAPNVADYGETHVQAVLAVRKLQRDDGLTLPQIKEALRGQNSDGRVDAAAFRNLEALVAARVGMDGEVLLETLTAAWPYAEHDAKVFQGLGIVEILDTPKGPALSIMDSRIVTIWQLMRAEGYTEENGFPPTVVDFYAKPADMVAREESQRFIDATEGRMDDAEAARIFHAGIRHMVDFFALLRLKSLMRYIHFDDVTGHVDAARRDANGPPK; from the coding sequence ATGCGCGATCTGGAAAAGCGGACAGGGGTCCACCGGGAGACGATCCGGGTTTACTTTCGGCACGGGCTCCTCCCGGAGCCGGAGCGACCGGCGCCCAATGTCGCCGACTATGGCGAGACGCATGTCCAGGCGGTGCTTGCGGTCCGCAAGCTGCAGCGCGACGACGGTCTCACCCTGCCCCAGATCAAGGAAGCGCTACGCGGGCAAAACAGCGATGGCCGGGTCGATGCCGCGGCCTTCCGCAACCTCGAGGCGCTGGTCGCCGCGCGCGTCGGCATGGACGGCGAGGTCCTGCTTGAAACGCTGACCGCGGCCTGGCCCTATGCCGAGCATGACGCGAAGGTCTTTCAGGGTCTCGGGATCGTCGAGATCCTCGACACGCCCAAAGGCCCTGCCCTCAGCATCATGGACAGCCGCATCGTCACGATCTGGCAGTTGATGCGCGCCGAGGGCTATACCGAGGAAAACGGGTTTCCTCCGACCGTCGTCGATTTCTACGCCAAGCCCGCCGACATGGTCGCCCGCGAGGAATCGCAGCGGTTCATCGATGCGACCGAGGGACGAATGGACGACGCCGAGGCCGCGCGCATCTTCCATGCCGGTATTCGTCACATGGTCGACTTCTTCGCGCTTCTCCGTCTCAAGAGCCTGATGCGCTATATCCATTTCGACGACGTGACCGGTCATGTCGACGCGGCGCGGCGCGACGCGAACGGACCGCCCAAATAG
- a CDS encoding AMP-binding protein, which yields MRPLADVPAAFPPDRLAIVHGAARWTWGDLDRRSAQWCAWLTSRGVTADDLVAFALPNGPDFIALAFGTYRAGATPAPISWKITAHERTAIIAVMQPRLVVGGEEGPAPGDPQGEASRHVAASWKACTSGGSTGVPKVIVDGRSAGFPEGTDFIGIPANSCVLVPGPLYHNAPFSAAVFALWKGSTIVTMDKFDAVTALGLIDDEGATWALMVPTMMHRIMALTPTARACHDLSRWAMVVHTAAPMAPWLKQAWIEWCGRDHIWEVYGATEGLVRCWIGGREWLERPGSVGRPIGGGRLRILRDDGQVCEAGEEGEVFAMPPGGPGSTYRYIGAERRATSDGWESVGDIGRLDADGYLYLADRRTDLIISGGVNVWPAEVEAAILRHPAVRSCAVVGIPHPDLGQAVHAVVEADTGTLSLAELGQFLNPWLAREKHPRSLETRTQPVRDDAGKVRKGRLAPAP from the coding sequence ATGCGCCCGCTCGCCGACGTCCCCGCCGCCTTTCCGCCCGATCGCCTCGCGATCGTGCACGGCGCGGCGCGTTGGACCTGGGGCGATCTCGATCGCCGCTCGGCACAATGGTGCGCGTGGCTGACCTCGCGCGGTGTGACGGCCGACGATCTCGTTGCCTTCGCGCTGCCCAACGGGCCCGACTTCATCGCGCTCGCCTTCGGCACTTACCGCGCGGGCGCCACCCCGGCGCCGATATCCTGGAAGATCACGGCGCATGAGCGCACAGCGATCATCGCCGTCATGCAGCCCCGCCTCGTCGTGGGCGGGGAGGAGGGGCCTGCGCCGGGCGATCCGCAGGGCGAAGCTTCGAGGCATGTCGCGGCATCGTGGAAGGCTTGTACGAGCGGCGGCAGCACGGGCGTGCCGAAGGTCATCGTCGACGGGAGAAGCGCAGGCTTTCCCGAGGGGACCGACTTCATCGGAATTCCGGCGAACAGCTGCGTGCTGGTACCGGGGCCGCTCTATCATAACGCGCCCTTCAGCGCGGCGGTCTTCGCCCTCTGGAAGGGCTCGACGATCGTCACGATGGACAAGTTCGATGCCGTGACGGCGCTGGGGCTGATCGACGACGAGGGCGCTACATGGGCGCTGATGGTTCCGACGATGATGCACCGGATCATGGCGCTCACGCCGACGGCGCGCGCCTGTCACGACCTCTCGCGCTGGGCGATGGTGGTCCACACGGCGGCCCCGATGGCGCCCTGGCTCAAGCAGGCGTGGATCGAATGGTGCGGGCGCGATCATATCTGGGAAGTCTATGGCGCCACGGAGGGTCTGGTGCGCTGCTGGATCGGCGGGCGCGAATGGCTTGAGCGCCCGGGTTCTGTCGGGCGTCCGATCGGCGGCGGGCGCCTCCGGATCCTGCGCGACGACGGGCAGGTGTGCGAGGCGGGGGAGGAAGGCGAAGTGTTCGCCATGCCCCCCGGGGGGCCGGGCTCGACCTATCGCTATATCGGCGCCGAACGGCGGGCCACGTCCGATGGGTGGGAATCGGTCGGCGATATCGGCCGGCTCGATGCCGATGGCTATCTCTACCTTGCCGACCGGCGCACCGACCTCATCATCTCGGGCGGCGTCAACGTCTGGCCGGCCGAAGTCGAGGCGGCGATCCTCCGACACCCGGCGGTCCGCTCCTGCGCCGTCGTCGGCATTCCGCACCCCGATCTCGGTCAGGCCGTTCATGCCGTTGTCGAAGCCGATACGGGCACGCTCAGCCTCGCCGAGCTTGGCCAGTTTCTCAATCCCTGGCTTGCGCGCGAAAAGCATCCGCGCAGCCTCGAAACCCGGACCCAGCCCGTGCGCGACGACGCCGGCAAGGTCCGCAAGGGCCGGCTTGCGCCCGCCCCCTGA
- a CDS encoding enoyl-CoA hydratase-related protein, whose protein sequence is MTNPPPAMEQFRLEFQDNGLVHLVFDAPGRTMNVFSNAAIHELKAFAAWLGTSDVLGVLVRSGKDNAFCAGADLTELGVAYDMIVAAPARERFTIAFDHFFPLSAALRALETAGKPVASAIAGLALGGGCELSLATHYRVLVDSPRAALGLPESLVGLLPGAGGTQRLPRLVGVQAALPILLEGARLAGQAALDAGLVHALVPEGDEVAAAEAWLLSRPEAAQPWDKEDWLDLGPASVSAQIDPVRARVMAETEGYYPAPIAILDCIEFGLPQCFDGAIRSEMAIFAHLIQRPEPRNMIQTLFLGKTDYDRHARKETLPAFIADVVAALQPLKGRLGDVAARESAAEAIAPFADGRADEDLRMADYAVVSQLGYPAYLGGPFASRRAAST, encoded by the coding sequence ATGACCAATCCGCCGCCCGCCATGGAACAGTTCCGGCTGGAGTTTCAGGACAATGGCCTCGTCCATCTTGTCTTCGACGCGCCGGGACGGACGATGAACGTCTTCTCGAACGCCGCGATCCATGAGCTCAAGGCCTTTGCGGCCTGGCTCGGTACGAGCGATGTCCTCGGCGTACTTGTCCGGTCAGGCAAGGACAATGCCTTTTGCGCAGGGGCCGATCTCACCGAACTCGGCGTTGCATATGACATGATCGTCGCGGCGCCGGCGCGCGAACGCTTCACCATCGCCTTCGACCATTTCTTCCCGCTGAGCGCTGCCCTCCGCGCGCTTGAGACCGCCGGCAAGCCGGTGGCCTCGGCGATTGCCGGCCTCGCGCTCGGGGGAGGCTGCGAGCTTTCGCTCGCGACGCACTACCGTGTTCTCGTCGACAGCCCGCGTGCCGCGCTCGGGCTTCCGGAATCGCTCGTCGGTCTGCTTCCCGGCGCGGGGGGGACGCAGCGCCTCCCGCGCCTCGTCGGCGTCCAGGCCGCCCTGCCGATCCTGCTCGAGGGCGCTCGCCTCGCTGGACAGGCGGCGCTCGATGCAGGCCTTGTCCATGCGCTCGTCCCGGAGGGCGACGAAGTCGCGGCCGCCGAGGCCTGGCTTCTCTCGCGGCCGGAAGCCGCACAGCCGTGGGACAAGGAGGACTGGCTCGATCTGGGGCCGGCCTCGGTGTCGGCGCAGATCGATCCGGTGCGCGCCCGTGTAATGGCAGAGACCGAGGGCTATTATCCGGCGCCGATCGCGATCCTCGACTGTATCGAGTTCGGTCTCCCGCAATGCTTCGATGGTGCGATCCGCAGCGAAATGGCGATCTTCGCGCATCTCATTCAGCGCCCCGAACCGCGGAACATGATCCAGACGCTCTTCCTTGGGAAGACCGACTATGATCGGCACGCCCGCAAGGAGACGCTTCCGGCCTTCATTGCCGATGTCGTAGCGGCCTTGCAGCCCTTGAAAGGCCGCTTAGGTGACGTGGCTGCGCGCGAGAGCGCCGCCGAAGCCATTGCACCCTTTGCGGACGGACGCGCCGACGAGGATCTGCGGATGGCCGACTATGCGGTGGTCAGCCAGCTTGGCTATCCGGCCTATTTGGGCGGTCCGTTCGCGTCGCGCCGCGCCGCGTCGACATGA
- a CDS encoding DUF7064 domain-containing protein — MMFESNVWVEPDMEIDVVHDGRHKLPDVAMGRESIPYIVVLPEHQIAFFTYTWVSKDSVAGAALAVFGPGVGGDPIQQRLADRPVSPDMGFDDWQIEGFEMQQDLQFGAAHVRWETPEATLDFEFNAFHPPYAYASDPRGCPAYCATDRIEQAGRVRGTLRIGERVIEFDATGHRDHSWGTRDWVPFQQYEWFVGQVGDEISVHFWRFNALGKENIRGYVYKDGKASRVETVAVDVIYDDQYWQTGYTAEVVDEAGRTTSIKTDVFGCYTLKPVPNCSLNESGGRSIIDGKEGVGWMECCWPTDYLEHIRAHGPY, encoded by the coding sequence ATGATGTTTGAGAGCAATGTCTGGGTGGAACCCGATATGGAGATCGATGTCGTCCATGACGGGCGTCACAAGCTCCCCGACGTTGCCATGGGACGCGAATCCATTCCCTATATCGTCGTGCTCCCCGAGCATCAGATCGCCTTCTTCACCTACACTTGGGTCTCGAAGGACAGCGTCGCCGGTGCCGCGCTCGCCGTCTTCGGGCCGGGCGTCGGCGGCGATCCGATCCAGCAGCGCCTCGCCGACCGTCCGGTTTCTCCAGACATGGGCTTCGACGACTGGCAGATCGAAGGCTTCGAGATGCAGCAGGATCTCCAGTTCGGCGCCGCGCATGTTCGCTGGGAAACCCCCGAGGCCACGCTCGATTTCGAATTCAACGCCTTCCATCCGCCTTATGCCTATGCATCCGACCCGCGCGGTTGCCCTGCCTATTGCGCGACCGATCGCATCGAACAGGCCGGCCGCGTCAGGGGCACGCTGCGTATCGGCGAGCGCGTGATCGAGTTCGACGCCACCGGCCACCGCGACCATAGCTGGGGCACGCGCGACTGGGTGCCTTTCCAGCAATATGAATGGTTCGTCGGCCAGGTCGGCGACGAGATTTCGGTGCACTTCTGGCGCTTCAACGCGCTCGGCAAGGAAAACATCCGCGGCTATGTCTACAAGGACGGCAAGGCATCGCGCGTCGAGACCGTCGCGGTCGATGTCATCTATGACGATCAATATTGGCAGACCGGCTACACCGCCGAGGTCGTCGACGAAGCCGGCCGAACGACCAGTATCAAGACCGACGTGTTCGGTTGCTACACGCTGAAGCCCGTACCGAATTGCAGCCTCAACGAGAGCGGCGGCCGCTCCATCATCGACGGCAAGGAAGGCGTCGGCTGGATGGAGTGTTGCTGGCCCACTGATTATCTGGAGCATATCCGTGCACACGGCCCTTATTGA
- a CDS encoding alkane 1-monooxygenase yields MDYTRYYTPVLVQIAAYAGFALGGNWVFIGIASLPLLGLIDSVLPNDMRPREMKRGLMADLPVWLATILAVGLYFMAAFWVRSSEAITPWQYAGAILSLAWMSVVPLVPASHELYHQRGKLRRFIGTYSQVCYLDCTREIAHVTGHHLDVATEHDGDTARRGVSLYGFTGKAVIQSTRDAWRMESDSLEKQGYGRWSIQHRIWKALLAQLVMQSLVFLIGGWTAVAVVLAGMVGARFWVESFNYFQHYGLTRVPGGAIARRHVWNHLKPLSRVMGFEITNHADHHTDSFAAFHELRPDRQWIPMPSVFVCFFSALIPPLWHNAVIKPALKRWDNELATPEERELARAQNRAAGWPDWFDEKPAGAWAAS; encoded by the coding sequence ATGGACTACACGCGTTATTATACCCCTGTGCTCGTGCAGATCGCCGCTTATGCGGGGTTTGCGCTAGGCGGGAACTGGGTCTTCATCGGCATCGCCTCGCTTCCGCTGCTCGGGTTGATCGATTCGGTGCTGCCCAACGATATGCGTCCGCGTGAAATGAAGCGCGGCCTGATGGCGGACTTGCCCGTTTGGCTCGCGACAATCCTCGCGGTCGGGCTCTATTTCATGGCGGCCTTCTGGGTGCGTTCTTCAGAGGCGATCACGCCCTGGCAATATGCCGGTGCGATCCTTTCGCTTGCCTGGATGAGCGTTGTCCCGCTCGTGCCCGCCTCGCACGAGCTCTATCATCAGCGCGGCAAGCTGCGCCGGTTCATCGGCACCTATTCGCAGGTCTGCTATCTCGACTGCACCCGCGAGATCGCGCATGTGACCGGTCACCACCTCGACGTCGCGACCGAACATGACGGGGACACCGCGCGCCGCGGCGTCTCGCTCTACGGCTTTACCGGCAAGGCGGTCATCCAGAGCACGCGCGACGCGTGGCGGATGGAAAGCGACAGCCTCGAGAAGCAGGGCTACGGCCGCTGGTCGATCCAGCACCGCATCTGGAAAGCGCTCCTCGCGCAGCTCGTGATGCAGAGCCTCGTCTTCCTGATCGGCGGCTGGACCGCGGTGGCTGTCGTTCTTGCCGGCATGGTCGGCGCGCGCTTCTGGGTCGAGAGCTTCAACTATTTCCAGCATTACGGGCTCACTCGGGTCCCCGGCGGCGCGATCGCGCGCCGCCATGTCTGGAATCATCTCAAGCCCCTGTCGCGCGTGATGGGCTTCGAGATCACCAACCATGCCGACCACCACACCGACAGCTTCGCCGCCTTCCACGAGCTCCGTCCTGACCGCCAGTGGATCCCGATGCCGAGCGTGTTCGTCTGTTTCTTCTCGGCTCTGATCCCGCCGCTCTGGCACAATGCCGTGATCAAGCCGGCGCTGAAGCGCTGGGACAATGAACTGGCGACGCCTGAGGAACGCGAGCTTGCGAGGGCGCAAAACCGCGCCGCCGGCTGGCCCGACTGGTTCGACGAAAAGCCTGCAGGCGCCTGGGCCGCCAGCTGA
- a CDS encoding 2Fe-2S iron-sulfur cluster-binding protein, producing the protein MSLLSKLFGKAPDRAVEIESSGDHFNVPPGTTILERALAEGIAYPHDCTVGTCGSCRTRLISGKVEAITPFGYTLSREELEAGYILACQALPKSDLVLDVEIGSSADAQAVRQSATFFNASELTHDIRRVAIRVDKPINYRAGQYANVHWGDGSVHRSYSFADAPIAGGTTEPHFFIRHVPGGQFTDRLFGGSLPGEPLELDGPHGNFWLRDGKGPIICIAGGSGLAPLISLLQDAANRRVRRDCILLFGGRGERDLYAADAIAAIRSAWTASFDYWPVLSEETNPQYRSGFVTDYVPQALERLGPGAQGYMCGPPPMIDAGIHALTEAGIGLPDIHYDKFTDASTGA; encoded by the coding sequence ATGTCGCTGTTATCCAAGCTTTTTGGGAAGGCACCCGACCGCGCCGTCGAAATCGAGTCGTCGGGTGACCACTTCAATGTGCCTCCGGGTACCACGATTCTTGAACGCGCGCTCGCCGAGGGAATCGCCTATCCGCACGACTGCACGGTCGGCACCTGCGGGTCGTGCCGAACGCGCCTGATTTCCGGTAAAGTCGAGGCTATCACGCCCTTCGGCTACACGCTCAGCCGCGAGGAGCTCGAGGCCGGATATATACTGGCCTGTCAGGCCCTGCCGAAGTCCGATCTGGTGCTCGATGTCGAGATCGGAAGCAGCGCCGACGCGCAGGCTGTCCGGCAATCCGCGACGTTCTTCAACGCGAGCGAACTCACCCATGACATAAGGCGCGTTGCAATCAGAGTTGATAAACCGATAAACTATCGCGCCGGCCAATATGCCAATGTTCATTGGGGCGATGGCTCGGTCCATCGCTCTTACAGTTTTGCCGATGCTCCGATCGCCGGGGGAACCACCGAACCCCATTTCTTCATTCGGCATGTTCCGGGCGGCCAGTTCACCGACCGCCTCTTCGGCGGCTCGCTTCCCGGTGAGCCTCTCGAACTCGATGGGCCGCACGGCAATTTCTGGCTCCGGGACGGCAAAGGGCCGATCATCTGCATCGCCGGTGGGTCGGGCCTCGCCCCCCTCATCAGCCTCTTGCAGGACGCGGCAAATCGGCGCGTGCGTCGCGACTGCATCCTGCTGTTCGGGGGACGCGGCGAGCGCGACCTTTATGCGGCGGATGCCATCGCCGCGATCCGGAGCGCCTGGACCGCGAGCTTTGACTATTGGCCCGTCCTCTCCGAGGAGACGAACCCCCAATATCGCAGCGGTTTCGTCACCGACTATGTCCCGCAGGCGCTTGAACGGCTCGGCCCCGGCGCGCAGGGCTATATGTGCGGGCCGCCGCCGATGATCGATGCGGGCATCCACGCGCTGACCGAGGCCGGGATCGGCCTGCCCGACATCCATTATGACAAATTTACAGACGCCAGCACCGGCGCGTGA
- a CDS encoding DUF2834 domain-containing protein: MVARHLLYILIAVASAAAAWFHGIAWVREGGNLLLLPTFFLDAYRSGSAAAFLTIDILAAWAVFMIWVVPDAVRIGLGARKGWLYFGLSFIGTCFAFPLYLVARERHLAKAGTAG; this comes from the coding sequence ATGGTCGCCCGCCACCTGCTCTATATCCTGATCGCGGTTGCCTCGGCGGCCGCGGCCTGGTTTCACGGGATCGCGTGGGTGAGGGAGGGCGGCAATCTGCTGCTCCTGCCGACCTTCTTTCTCGATGCCTATCGCAGCGGCAGCGCCGCCGCCTTTCTCACCATCGACATATTGGCGGCCTGGGCGGTCTTCATGATCTGGGTCGTGCCCGATGCGGTGCGGATCGGGCTTGGTGCGCGCAAGGGCTGGCTCTATTTCGGCCTGTCCTTCATCGGCACCTGCTTCGCCTTCCCGCTCTATCTCGTGGCGCGCGAGCGCCATCTCGCCAAGGCCGGCACCGCCGGCTGA
- a CDS encoding TonB-dependent receptor encodes MKNLMSASVLAVAIASLSSPAFAQEAPAEETGTTQDQVGLSDIIVTATKRSENLQDVPVAVSAISSESLQNKGVFETSDLNNTMPNLQVSSPYGQQQPNFSVRGVGVGTEFNANAASPVGVYVDEVYQAFRSSHGQQLYDLNQIEVVRGPQGTLYGRNTTGGAVNFITKSPQLEGQEGYFTAGYGNYNRINLEGAIEVTPSPDKFGIRLAATYVDADSYIANRLPEGPSTAAAGGASGLNFNTGRSPGGTQSYGLRLSMRWKPVDTVDLKLKVYAAEAEGGTESPIPTGSSRTSDVISYTNPNFLLGGLFSALAPAGLLPTSYSQSGRGLGINEVELDSVGVATSRARGVVFDARIDLTDNLKLISVSGYDDGLYSQSSTDCDGTPLRLCAIGYRSKFSAFNQDVRLDFDGGPFKAIVGAFYGKDKVTGDNTPDFFNFLRDVRAAVGLPASYFNPGGAFNGTALSAGSLPTGIYATQHFVQKRTSYAAYGEASYELTPTLKFTAGLRYTKDKNRFLDGVTTYFDDTGTARLITVSDFQQGGAFAPYFLQDVRDEAGNVVIPSFQGLGIPLPGGLRNQGSAGRVTGRAIVDWKPVEDVMVYASYSRGYRSGTFNGLAYGSANQVYFVKPEQVDAFEGGIKSRFWDNRAQFNISAFYYKYKGQQGQVVDASATANLISLDGTLKGLEVEAIVEPVNGFTLSASFGLLDSSYKGGDCPADPSTIPNFPAQLGSCVVSSGGPVSVGGNPFPYAAKQSASFAADWDVIDDGDNKFTLHGDVNYTGQFYFDSFKDYSRGPLPAVASGKFGDGNGKYWVANARATYTMGNYSISVWGKNLTNKLYYPFGISLENLFGTGYRVRAQPRTYGVEATLRF; translated from the coding sequence ATGAAGAATCTTATGTCCGCGAGCGTGCTCGCTGTTGCGATCGCAAGCCTGTCGTCGCCCGCTTTCGCGCAGGAAGCGCCAGCGGAAGAAACCGGCACCACCCAGGACCAGGTCGGTCTCAGCGACATCATCGTCACCGCGACGAAGCGGTCCGAGAATCTGCAGGACGTGCCCGTCGCCGTCTCGGCAATCTCGTCCGAATCGCTTCAGAACAAGGGCGTGTTCGAGACGAGCGATCTCAACAACACGATGCCGAACTTGCAAGTGTCCTCGCCTTACGGCCAGCAGCAGCCGAACTTCTCGGTGCGCGGCGTCGGCGTCGGCACCGAGTTCAATGCCAACGCGGCATCGCCGGTCGGCGTGTATGTCGACGAAGTCTATCAGGCATTCCGCTCAAGCCACGGCCAGCAGCTTTACGATCTCAACCAGATCGAAGTCGTACGCGGCCCGCAGGGAACGCTCTACGGCCGAAACACCACGGGCGGCGCTGTGAACTTCATTACCAAGTCACCGCAGCTCGAAGGGCAGGAGGGCTATTTCACCGCCGGCTACGGCAACTACAACCGCATCAACCTCGAGGGCGCGATCGAAGTCACGCCGTCGCCCGACAAATTCGGTATCCGCCTCGCGGCCACCTATGTCGATGCCGATTCCTATATCGCGAACCGGTTGCCCGAAGGCCCGAGCACGGCGGCCGCCGGCGGCGCCTCGGGGTTGAACTTCAACACCGGCCGGAGCCCCGGCGGTACCCAGAGCTACGGCCTTCGCCTGTCGATGCGCTGGAAACCCGTCGACACGGTCGATCTCAAGCTCAAGGTCTACGCAGCCGAAGCCGAAGGCGGCACCGAGAGCCCGATTCCGACCGGTTCGTCGCGCACGAGCGATGTGATCAGTTACACCAACCCGAACTTCCTGCTCGGCGGGCTCTTCTCGGCGCTCGCGCCGGCGGGGCTCCTTCCGACGAGCTACAGCCAGTCGGGCCGCGGCCTCGGGATCAACGAAGTCGAACTCGACTCGGTCGGTGTCGCGACGTCACGGGCCCGCGGCGTGGTCTTCGACGCCCGCATCGATCTCACCGACAATTTGAAGCTCATCTCGGTGAGCGGCTATGACGACGGACTCTACTCGCAGTCGTCGACCGACTGCGACGGCACCCCGCTCCGCCTCTGCGCGATCGGCTACCGGTCGAAGTTCAGCGCGTTCAACCAGGACGTGCGCCTCGATTTCGACGGGGGTCCGTTCAAGGCGATCGTCGGAGCGTTCTACGGCAAGGACAAGGTGACGGGAGACAACACCCCCGACTTCTTCAACTTCCTGCGCGATGTGCGGGCCGCGGTCGGTCTTCCGGCGAGCTATTTCAACCCGGGCGGCGCGTTCAACGGGACCGCGCTCTCGGCAGGCTCGCTCCCGACCGGCATCTATGCGACCCAGCATTTCGTCCAGAAGCGCACGTCCTATGCGGCTTATGGCGAGGCGAGCTACGAGCTGACGCCGACCCTCAAGTTCACTGCGGGCCTGCGCTACACGAAGGACAAGAACCGCTTCCTCGACGGTGTCACCACCTATTTTGACGATACCGGCACGGCGCGCCTGATCACCGTCTCCGATTTCCAGCAGGGCGGGGCCTTCGCCCCCTATTTCCTGCAGGATGTGCGCGACGAGGCGGGCAATGTCGTCATCCCGTCCTTCCAGGGTCTGGGGATCCCGCTTCCGGGCGGTCTCAGGAACCAGGGCTCGGCGGGACGCGTCACCGGGCGCGCGATCGTCGACTGGAAGCCGGTCGAGGATGTCATGGTCTACGCCAGCTACAGCCGCGGCTACCGCTCGGGGACCTTCAACGGCCTCGCTTATGGCAGCGCCAACCAGGTCTATTTCGTCAAGCCCGAGCAGGTCGATGCGTTCGAAGGCGGGATCAAGTCGCGCTTCTGGGACAATCGCGCCCAGTTCAACATCTCGGCCTTCTACTATAAATATAAGGGGCAGCAGGGACAGGTGGTCGATGCGTCGGCAACCGCCAACCTCATCTCGCTCGACGGGACGCTGAAGGGCCTTGAGGTCGAAGCGATCGTCGAACCGGTCAACGGTTTCACGCTCAGCGCCTCCTTCGGTTTGCTGGACTCAAGCTACAAGGGCGGCGACTGCCCCGCCGATCCGTCGACGATTCCTAACTTCCCCGCGCAGCTCGGCAGCTGCGTCGTATCCTCGGGCGGGCCGGTCAGCGTCGGGGGCAATCCCTTCCCCTATGCCGCCAAGCAGTCGGCGTCCTTCGCCGCCGATTGGGACGTCATCGACGATGGCGACAACAAGTTCACGCTGCACGGCGACGTCAATTACACCGGCCAGTTCTATTTCGACTCGTTCAAGGATTACAGCCGCGGCCCGCTCCCGGCGGTGGCCTCGGGCAAGTTCGGTGACGGCAACGGCAAATATTGGGTCGCCAACGCCCGTGCCACCTATACGATGGGCAATTATTCGATCTCGGTCTGGGGCAAGAACCTGACCAACAAGCTCTACTACCCGTTCGGTATCAGCCTCGAGAATCTGTTCGGCACTGGCTACCGCGTTCGCGCCCAGCCGCGCACCTATGGTGTCGAGGCGACGCTTCGGTTCTAG
- a CDS encoding aldehyde dehydrogenase has translation MSLDRNNFFIGNEWVRPASDRRFKIHNASTGEHVATVPEGVEADVDAAVAAARQAFDHSPWPRLKPAERADIMLRFMAELVERGSAIAEAVSLQNGMPVTLANMLEAQFPAGVLQYYASLADSITASESRPSQMGQETLVERAPVGVVAAVVPWNFPVTLAFSKIAPAMLTGCTLVIKPSPGTVLDSYLVAEAALAAGVPPGVINIVAADREVGAYLVSHPGIDKVAFTGSTGAGRAIAAQCGQLLRPVTLELGGKSAALLLDDVDLGAFLPAIPMVSMLNNGQACYNGTRLLVPDTRYDEIVGAVAETVSSFTVGDALDPATHVGPMASAAHRDRVESYIAKGRDEARLVAGGGRPKGHNSGWFVEPTVFADVGENAVIAQEEIFGPVLSIIRYADEADAVRIANASQFGLGGSVWSQDQARGIAVAHQVESGTIGVNGYMPSLGSPFGGIKASGMGSEFGPEALAGYQRTKSIYVMG, from the coding sequence ATGAGCCTTGATCGCAACAACTTTTTCATCGGCAATGAATGGGTCCGGCCCGCGTCCGACCGTCGCTTCAAGATCCATAACGCCTCGACCGGCGAGCATGTCGCGACCGTGCCCGAAGGCGTCGAGGCCGACGTCGATGCCGCCGTCGCCGCAGCACGCCAAGCCTTCGACCATTCGCCCTGGCCGCGCCTCAAGCCCGCCGAGCGTGCCGACATCATGCTGCGCTTCATGGCCGAGCTCGTAGAGCGCGGCAGCGCGATCGCCGAGGCCGTCAGCCTCCAAAACGGTATGCCGGTCACCCTCGCCAACATGCTCGAGGCGCAGTTTCCGGCAGGCGTCCTCCAATATTATGCGAGTCTCGCCGACAGCATCACGGCTAGCGAAAGCCGCCCCTCGCAGATGGGGCAGGAAACGCTCGTCGAACGCGCGCCGGTCGGCGTCGTCGCAGCGGTCGTGCCGTGGAACTTCCCGGTGACCCTCGCCTTCAGCAAGATCGCTCCGGCGATGCTGACCGGCTGCACCCTGGTAATCAAGCCTTCGCCCGGGACGGTGCTCGATTCCTATCTCGTCGCCGAAGCCGCGCTGGCGGCAGGAGTCCCCCCAGGCGTCATCAATATCGTCGCCGCCGACCGCGAGGTCGGCGCCTATCTCGTATCGCATCCGGGTATCGACAAAGTCGCCTTCACAGGCTCGACCGGTGCCGGCCGTGCGATCGCCGCGCAATGCGGCCAGCTCCTCCGGCCGGTCACGCTCGAGCTAGGCGGCAAGTCCGCGGCGCTGCTCCTCGACGACGTCGACCTCGGCGCCTTTCTGCCTGCCATTCCGATGGTAAGCATGCTCAATAACGGGCAGGCCTGTTACAACGGAACGCGGCTTCTCGTGCCAGATACGCGCTACGACGAGATCGTCGGCGCGGTGGCGGAGACGGTGTCGAGCTTCACGGTCGGCGATGCGCTCGACCCCGCCACGCATGTCGGGCCGATGGCCTCGGCTGCGCATCGCGACCGCGTCGAATCCTATATCGCGAAAGGCCGCGACGAAGCGCGGCTCGTTGCCGGCGGGGGCCGTCCCAAGGGACATAACAGCGGCTGGTTCGTGGAACCGACAGTATTCGCCGATGTCGGCGAGAATGCCGTCATCGCCCAGGAGGAAATCTTCGGCCCGGTGTTGTCGATCATCCGCTACGCCGACGAAGCCGATGCCGTGCGTATCGCCAACGCCTCGCAGTTCGGTCTCGGCGGCTCGGTGTGGAGCCAAGACCAGGCGCGCGGCATCGCGGTTGCGCATCAGGTCGAGAGCGGCACGATCGGCGTCAACGGCTATATGCCGTCGCTCGGCTCACCCTTCGGCGGGATCAAGGCGAGCGGCATGGGCAGCGAGTTCGGCCCCGAGGCTCTCGCCGGCTACCAGCGCACCAAGTCGATCTATGTGATGGGATGA